In a single window of the Sus scrofa isolate TJ Tabasco breed Duroc unplaced genomic scaffold, Sscrofa11.1 Contig988, whole genome shotgun sequence genome:
- the LOC110259193 gene encoding LOW QUALITY PROTEIN: olfactory receptor 2J3-like (The sequence of the model RefSeq protein was modified relative to this genomic sequence to represent the inferred CDS: deleted 1 base in 1 codon): MNDDGKINATLEGYFVLLGFSNWPHLEVILFVVILMFYLMTLIGNLFIIILSYVDAHLHTPMYFFLSNLSFLDLCYTASSIPQLLINLWGPEKKISYNGCMTQLYFVLALGSTECVLLVVMSYDRYAAVCRPLHYTVLMHPRFCHLLAVASWASGFTNSALHSFLTFWVPLCGHRQVDHFLCEVPALLRLSCIDTHANKLTLMITSSIFVLIPLILILSSYGAIARAVLRMQSTAGLQKVFGTCGAHLMVVSLFFIPVMCIYLQPPSGNSQDQGKFIALFYTVVTPSLNPLIYTLRNKDVRGAVRRLMG; this comes from the exons ATGAATGATGATGGA AAAATCAATGCAACTTTGGAAGGCTACTTTGTTCTACTGGGTTTTTCTAATTGGCCTCATCTGGAAGTAATACTCTTTGTGGTTATCTTGATGTTCTACTTGATGACATTGATAGGCAACCTGTTCATCATCATCTTGTCATACGTAGATGCCCATCTACAcacacccatgtatttcttcctctcaaACCTCTCTTTTCTGGATCTCTGCTACACCGCCAGCTCCATCCCTCAGTTGCTGATCAACCTCTggggcccagaaaaaaaaatttcttacaaTGGTTGCATGACTCAACTTTATTTCGTCCTTGCACTGGGATCCACAGAATGTGTGCTGCTGGTGGTGATGTCCTATGACCGTTATGCAGCTGTATGTAGACCCTTGCATTACACTGTCCTCATGCACCCTCGTTTTTGCCAtctgttggctgtggcttcttGGGCAAGTGGCTTTACCAactcagcacttcattccttccTTACCTTTTGGGTACCCCTGTGTGGACATCGCCAAGTGGACCATTTCTTGTGTGAAGTTCCAGCACTGCTTAGACTGTCATGCATTGATACTCATGCTAATAAGCTGACCCTCATGATCACAAGCTCCATTTTTGTTCTCATACCTCTCATCCTCATTCTCAGCTCCTATGGTGCTATTGCCCGtgctgtgctgaggatgcagtcAACAGCTGGACTTCAGAAAGTCTTTGGGACATGCGGAGCCCATCTTATGGTTGTATCCCTGTTTTTCATTCCAGTCATGTGCATATATCTCCAGCCCCCATCAGGAAATTCTCAAGATCAAGGAAAGTTCATTGCCCTTTTTTACACTGTTGTCACACCTAGCCTCAACCCTCTAATCTATACCCTGAGAAACAAAGATGTAAGAGGGGCAGTAAGAAGATTAATGGGGTGA